The following are encoded in a window of Halosolutus halophilus genomic DNA:
- a CDS encoding polysaccharide biosynthesis C-terminal domain-containing protein: protein MVNFLSQLAMSFSGFVATIVLTRTLGQERYGTYVVVLSVLAWVAIAGDLGLGPAVKKRVSETTDGNYIVAGAIAQFGLYTVVAVCLWLFRPQLNEFIGFEATSFLIVLLAVRLAANFVQTILDGQHLVHVSSILTPIEWTSRSLVQVSLVLSGFGIAGALTGYVVGAVVGLLIGAYFVSVRPSHPSRRDFAMLKSYAQFSWLTSIKGRTFLSMDTLVLAVFVSNSLIAVYEIAWNLASLFAIFGSSIRRTLFPEISKLSSEAGVSGEITGLLRASLTYSGLFIIPGLVGGAVVGDIVLRIYGQGFQTGYYILLVLTFARLLYGYQGQFLNTLDAIDRPDLTFRINAVFVAANLVLNVLLTWQFGWYGAAAATTASAALGLTLGYHYASNVMNVVVPLSEIGKQWAAAGVMAAVVYGLRLLVGDALPVVVVLVGVGTAVYFAVLLALSREFRTTVAENLPVSVPLLAAESP from the coding sequence ATGGTGAACTTCCTGTCACAGCTCGCGATGTCGTTTTCGGGATTCGTCGCGACAATCGTTCTCACTCGTACGCTCGGCCAAGAGCGATACGGAACGTACGTGGTGGTTCTTTCGGTCCTAGCATGGGTTGCGATCGCTGGCGACCTCGGACTGGGCCCGGCCGTGAAAAAACGGGTCAGCGAAACGACAGATGGAAACTACATCGTGGCTGGCGCGATCGCACAGTTCGGGCTCTACACAGTCGTCGCCGTCTGTCTCTGGCTCTTTCGCCCACAATTGAACGAGTTCATCGGATTCGAAGCGACGTCGTTTCTCATCGTACTTCTTGCGGTGCGACTGGCGGCGAACTTCGTCCAGACCATCCTCGACGGCCAACACCTCGTACACGTTTCGAGCATTCTCACCCCGATCGAGTGGACGAGTCGAAGCCTCGTTCAAGTCTCCCTCGTGCTCTCCGGATTTGGAATTGCTGGAGCACTAACGGGCTATGTCGTCGGTGCAGTCGTCGGCTTACTCATCGGAGCGTACTTCGTCTCGGTCAGACCATCGCACCCGTCAAGACGGGACTTCGCTATGCTCAAATCCTACGCGCAGTTTTCGTGGCTCACTTCTATCAAAGGACGAACATTTCTATCGATGGACACACTCGTACTCGCGGTGTTCGTGTCGAATAGCCTCATCGCGGTCTACGAGATTGCCTGGAACCTCGCTTCGTTGTTTGCTATCTTTGGCTCCTCTATCCGGCGAACGCTGTTCCCCGAGATCAGCAAACTCTCCTCCGAGGCTGGCGTTAGTGGTGAAATCACAGGACTCCTTCGTGCAAGCCTCACCTATTCCGGGCTGTTCATCATTCCCGGTCTCGTCGGCGGTGCGGTCGTCGGCGACATCGTGTTACGGATTTACGGACAGGGGTTCCAAACCGGATACTACATTCTCCTCGTGCTGACGTTCGCGCGGTTGTTGTACGGTTATCAAGGACAGTTTCTTAATACACTCGACGCGATCGACCGCCCTGATCTTACGTTCCGTATCAATGCAGTGTTCGTCGCGGCGAATCTGGTTTTGAATGTACTCCTCACATGGCAGTTCGGCTGGTACGGGGCAGCGGCAGCGACCACGGCCTCTGCTGCGCTCGGACTAACGCTCGGCTACCATTACGCGTCGAACGTCATGAACGTCGTCGTCCCACTAAGCGAAATCGGGAAACAGTGGGCTGCTGCAGGGGTGATGGCGGCCGTCGTGTACGGACTTCGACTCCTCGTCGGAGATGCGCTGCCAGTCGTAGTGGTGCTCGTCGGTGTCGGCACAGCAGTCTACTTCGCCGTCTTGTTAGCGCTCTCCCGGGAATTTCGGACCACCGTCGCAGAGAATCTCCCCGTCAGTGTGCCACTGCTGGCCGCGGAATCTCCGTAA
- a CDS encoding glycosyltransferase codes for MTDESGDRSSDSPSNFAIAHWGEHANGGGDRLAWELARVFDDSAFYVGWGNESIEPDDINAEQFINGTMMNRALEYGGLPRKLAHLLGWQIASPLRDYDVLLTSGNEPLFYMAPDEQTWIAYIHHTNRRQSDQITEVESKRLKRIRLLIHYAIRVAFDHNTHKPDLFVVNSELVKRRVVRYWGVPEAKIRVVYPPVNTHVYTPNDAPTKDYYVTLSRLDWHKDIDGIVKTFNELDERLLIAGDGPERERLEGLARDNIEFLGFVDEDEKRRLLSGAKAFVFNGRDEDFGIAPVEALAAGTPLLGVDEGMTQYQVIQGKNGYKHTRSDSSGPSLEDTVHRFETEGVQWSETEITSFAERFSVDEFHEGIREVVAEAISRADTTPRWYNEYNSS; via the coding sequence ATGACGGACGAATCCGGGGATCGATCAAGTGATTCCCCCTCGAACTTCGCTATCGCTCACTGGGGAGAGCACGCGAATGGTGGCGGGGATCGACTCGCATGGGAACTTGCCCGCGTATTCGACGATTCCGCGTTCTACGTGGGATGGGGTAACGAATCGATCGAGCCGGACGATATAAACGCAGAACAGTTCATCAACGGGACGATGATGAACCGCGCGCTGGAATACGGCGGGCTTCCACGGAAGCTAGCCCATTTACTTGGATGGCAGATAGCGTCTCCGCTTCGAGATTATGACGTGCTACTCACCAGCGGCAATGAACCGCTATTTTATATGGCTCCTGACGAGCAGACATGGATCGCCTACATTCACCACACGAACCGGCGCCAATCAGATCAGATCACCGAGGTTGAATCGAAGCGACTCAAAAGAATCCGATTGCTCATCCACTACGCAATTCGTGTCGCCTTCGACCATAATACACACAAACCGGATCTCTTCGTCGTGAATTCTGAACTCGTAAAGCGACGGGTAGTCCGATACTGGGGCGTTCCCGAGGCGAAAATCCGTGTCGTGTACCCGCCCGTCAATACACACGTCTACACCCCGAATGATGCTCCAACGAAAGACTACTACGTGACACTCTCGCGCCTCGACTGGCACAAAGATATCGACGGTATCGTCAAGACGTTCAATGAACTGGACGAGCGATTGCTCATTGCTGGTGATGGTCCTGAGCGAGAACGGTTAGAGGGACTCGCTCGGGACAACATCGAGTTCCTCGGATTTGTCGATGAAGACGAGAAACGTCGCCTTCTTTCTGGTGCGAAGGCATTCGTGTTCAATGGTCGAGACGAGGATTTCGGTATCGCACCCGTCGAAGCATTAGCGGCGGGAACGCCGTTGCTGGGCGTTGACGAAGGAATGACGCAATATCAGGTTATCCAAGGAAAAAACGGATACAAACACACACGTTCGGATTCCTCTGGTCCATCATTGGAAGACACTGTTCATCGGTTCGAAACAGAGGGCGTGCAGTGGTCGGAGACGGAAATCACATCGTTCGCCGAACGATTTTCGGTAGACGAGTTCCACGAAGGTATCCGAGAAGTCGTTGCTGAAGCTATTTCACGGGCAGATACCACACCAAGGTGGTACAACGAGTATAATTCGTCGTGA
- the aglG gene encoding glucosyl-dolichyl phosphate glucuronosyltransferase, with translation MKVSVVICTYAMDRYDVFSECVDSVLDQTYEPLEVVIVVDGNEDVFDRVRDDYGDLEDVVLRCNDENQGISYSRTRGAEIATGEVVAFIDDDAVAEPDWVDELARVYDETDAIAVGGHAKPDWVTEKPDFFPEEFYWLVGCDERGMGEHMEELRNTYGSNISFRRDVFLGVGGYDENTGRKGDRHIQAHEAPVCIRMANEYGQGVIYNKEAVVNHKLFDYRGDFRWLVFRSFWQGYSKRIMDLLLPEAKGDKNEYLKQLMLEFVPMRLKEFVRRPSVPKVKQLVTIFVFTAAVGFGYLYGLVQSDDALVRDEPSEEPTAA, from the coding sequence ATGAAGGTCTCCGTCGTCATCTGTACGTACGCGATGGACCGCTACGACGTCTTCTCCGAGTGTGTCGATAGCGTTCTCGACCAGACCTACGAGCCGCTGGAAGTCGTTATCGTCGTCGACGGGAACGAGGACGTCTTCGATCGCGTTCGCGACGACTACGGCGATCTCGAGGACGTCGTTCTCCGCTGCAACGACGAGAATCAGGGGATTTCGTACAGTCGGACCCGCGGAGCCGAAATCGCGACCGGGGAGGTCGTGGCGTTCATCGACGACGACGCCGTTGCGGAACCCGACTGGGTGGACGAACTCGCTCGCGTGTACGACGAGACCGACGCGATCGCAGTCGGCGGCCACGCGAAACCTGACTGGGTGACCGAGAAACCGGATTTCTTCCCCGAAGAGTTCTACTGGCTCGTCGGCTGCGACGAACGCGGGATGGGCGAGCACATGGAAGAGTTGCGGAATACGTACGGCTCCAATATCTCGTTCCGGCGGGACGTCTTTCTCGGCGTGGGCGGGTACGACGAGAACACGGGCCGGAAGGGCGATCGGCACATCCAGGCCCACGAGGCGCCCGTCTGTATCCGGATGGCCAACGAGTACGGGCAGGGCGTGATCTACAACAAGGAGGCCGTCGTGAATCACAAGCTGTTCGACTATCGCGGGGACTTCCGGTGGCTGGTGTTTCGATCGTTCTGGCAGGGCTACTCGAAGCGAATTATGGATCTGCTCCTGCCGGAGGCGAAAGGCGACAAGAACGAGTACCTGAAACAGCTCATGCTCGAGTTCGTCCCGATGCGACTGAAAGAGTTCGTCCGGCGACCGTCGGTGCCGAAGGTCAAACAGCTGGTGACCATCTTCGTTTTCACTGCCGCGGTCGGCTTCGGGTACCTGTACGGGTTGGTCCAGTCGGACGACGCGCTCGTTCGGGACGAACCGAGCGAAGAGCCGACGGCCGCGTGA
- a CDS encoding oligosaccharyl transferase, archaeosortase A system-associated: MSTDTERVEEGAETSILETWRDWYHLPVIGVVMLFMFWARTQSYSEFVTDDGTPALAGVDSWYHWRTIQWTAENYPHTMPYEVWTGFPTGTYVGQFGTLFDQLIVTLAMIVGLGDPSAETLYAVSLLAIPIMAALVAIPVFYAGRRLGGTIGGIVSVIVLALAPGQFFVRSTVGQLDHHVGEVLFMAIAVVAMMAALRVAEEEKPIYELVVDRDWDALRAPALYSGLAGLALGLYIWVWPSAVVLVGIFGVFFAVQLCLDYLRGVSPDHVAFVGAVSLGVTTIVTTVLFERASMGTTSFGYLQPLFALLVAVGCVFMAWLARQWNDRGLERRYYPAAIAGLIAATFLVMWLALPGLFDTIVGNATRRMLPFGNAATDLTIQEAQPPDNFLSEYAVSEFGTAFYTMLIGLALLVARPFLGREFRAEYTLVLVWSLFLISMTATQIRFAYYLVLAVAVVNAVFVADVVRIFNLDVQGGVRRLRQIETYQVIVLFMIVLLLFAPLLPPLASATVMERGDGVGPHGDAMVWEESNHWLEENTPEPGNYGDAENADKLDYYGTYDPANGDYDYPEGTYGVMSWWDYGHLITTQGERIPHSNPFQQNARSSSAYLTAQSEERGELILDAIATGANVNEQSNDELESIVAESDQSDEEIRYVMIDDQMVGGKFSAITRWTGPDRSHYVTPDGYEEGDTIPVSALRNASTDAPYHDTMQSRLYFDDASGMEHYRLVHENDEYVMAFTSYAIVNTQTGNVLTEDLGTVIDRMVQQQGEGEVDAPSDTAWEPQIYMNQRGGPQRIQQQYSVLQQIPQLQLQIFDVRQGAAIKTYERVEGATLTGTVEDEHLRDGNATVTASVQVEPGTKLDAFTYEQTATVQEDGSFELTVPYATDDELGVEDGYTNSSVETLGAYNVSVVGPHPDRNATGVQYEGQTEVPETAVVDGETIDVDVESVEFEEVDPGNETDTGNETDAGTGTGDEGTAGNETGDNETAGNETTEAIAPIAAEPAF; the protein is encoded by the coding sequence ATGAGTACCGACACTGAACGCGTCGAGGAAGGAGCCGAGACGTCCATCCTCGAAACGTGGCGGGACTGGTATCATCTCCCCGTAATCGGGGTCGTGATGCTGTTCATGTTCTGGGCGCGGACACAATCTTACAGCGAGTTCGTCACCGACGACGGGACGCCCGCCCTCGCGGGCGTCGACTCGTGGTACCACTGGCGCACGATCCAGTGGACGGCCGAGAACTATCCGCACACGATGCCGTACGAGGTATGGACCGGATTCCCGACTGGCACCTACGTCGGTCAGTTCGGGACGCTGTTCGATCAACTGATCGTCACCCTGGCGATGATCGTCGGCCTCGGAGATCCGTCGGCCGAGACGCTCTACGCGGTCTCCCTGCTCGCCATTCCGATCATGGCCGCGCTCGTCGCCATCCCCGTCTTCTACGCGGGCCGGCGACTCGGCGGCACGATCGGCGGCATCGTCTCCGTGATCGTGCTCGCGCTCGCACCCGGTCAGTTCTTCGTCCGATCGACGGTCGGCCAACTCGACCACCACGTCGGCGAAGTCCTGTTCATGGCGATCGCGGTCGTCGCGATGATGGCCGCGCTTCGCGTGGCGGAGGAGGAGAAACCGATCTACGAACTCGTCGTCGACAGGGACTGGGACGCCCTCCGCGCTCCGGCCCTGTACAGCGGCCTCGCCGGACTCGCGCTCGGCCTGTACATCTGGGTCTGGCCGTCGGCGGTCGTACTCGTCGGCATATTCGGCGTCTTCTTCGCCGTCCAGCTCTGTCTCGACTACCTCCGCGGCGTCTCCCCGGATCACGTCGCCTTCGTCGGCGCCGTGAGCCTCGGCGTCACGACCATCGTGACGACAGTGCTGTTCGAGCGGGCGAGCATGGGAACGACGAGTTTCGGCTACCTCCAACCGCTTTTCGCCCTGCTCGTGGCTGTCGGCTGTGTCTTCATGGCCTGGCTCGCCCGCCAGTGGAACGATCGCGGCCTCGAGCGACGGTACTATCCCGCCGCCATCGCGGGTCTCATCGCCGCGACGTTCCTGGTGATGTGGCTCGCCCTCCCCGGGCTATTCGACACGATCGTGGGTAACGCGACGCGGCGCATGCTACCGTTCGGAAACGCGGCCACTGACCTCACCATTCAGGAGGCACAGCCGCCGGACAACTTCCTCTCGGAGTACGCGGTAAGCGAGTTCGGCACGGCCTTCTACACGATGCTCATCGGGCTCGCATTGCTCGTCGCTCGGCCGTTCCTCGGCCGCGAGTTCCGCGCGGAGTACACGCTCGTCCTCGTCTGGTCGCTGTTCCTGATCAGCATGACCGCGACCCAGATCCGCTTCGCGTACTACCTCGTGCTCGCGGTGGCCGTCGTCAACGCCGTGTTCGTCGCGGACGTCGTTCGGATCTTCAACCTGGACGTCCAGGGCGGCGTCCGGAGGCTCCGGCAGATCGAGACCTACCAGGTCATCGTCCTGTTCATGATCGTCCTGCTGCTGTTCGCACCGTTGCTCCCACCGCTCGCCAGCGCCACCGTAATGGAGCGTGGCGACGGCGTGGGACCACACGGCGACGCCATGGTCTGGGAGGAGTCGAACCACTGGCTCGAGGAGAACACCCCCGAGCCGGGGAACTACGGCGACGCCGAAAACGCCGACAAGCTCGACTACTACGGCACCTACGATCCCGCGAACGGTGACTACGACTACCCCGAGGGAACCTACGGCGTGATGTCGTGGTGGGACTACGGCCACCTGATAACGACCCAGGGCGAACGGATCCCCCACTCGAACCCGTTCCAGCAGAACGCCCGCTCCTCGTCGGCGTACCTCACCGCCCAGTCCGAGGAACGCGGCGAACTGATTCTCGACGCGATCGCCACCGGCGCCAACGTCAACGAGCAATCCAACGATGAACTCGAATCGATCGTCGCCGAGTCCGACCAGAGCGACGAAGAGATCCGCTACGTGATGATCGACGACCAGATGGTCGGGGGCAAGTTCAGCGCGATCACCCGGTGGACCGGCCCCGACCGGAGCCACTACGTGACGCCCGACGGCTACGAGGAGGGCGATACGATCCCGGTGTCGGCGCTCCGGAACGCGTCCACCGACGCGCCGTACCACGACACGATGCAGTCCCGGCTGTACTTCGACGACGCCAGCGGGATGGAACACTACCGGCTCGTCCACGAGAACGACGAGTACGTGATGGCGTTCACGAGTTACGCGATCGTCAACACCCAGACCGGCAACGTCCTGACGGAGGACCTCGGGACCGTGATCGATCGCATGGTCCAGCAGCAAGGAGAGGGCGAGGTAGATGCCCCGTCCGACACCGCGTGGGAACCCCAGATCTACATGAACCAGCGGGGAGGTCCACAGCGGATCCAGCAACAGTACAGCGTCCTCCAGCAGATCCCACAGCTCCAACTCCAGATCTTCGACGTGCGTCAGGGGGCCGCAATTAAGACCTACGAACGCGTCGAGGGTGCCACGCTCACTGGAACCGTCGAGGACGAGCACCTCCGGGACGGGAACGCGACCGTCACCGCGTCGGTCCAGGTCGAACCCGGAACCAAGCTGGACGCGTTCACCTACGAGCAGACGGCGACGGTCCAGGAGGACGGGAGCTTCGAACTGACCGTCCCGTACGCGACCGACGACGAACTCGGCGTCGAGGACGGCTACACGAACAGCAGCGTCGAGACGCTCGGCGCGTACAACGTCTCCGTCGTGGGCCCACACCCGGACCGGAACGCGACCGGGGTGCAGTACGAGGGACAGACGGAGGTCCCCGAGACGGCAGTGGTCGACGGTGAGACGATCGACGTCGACGTAGAGAGCGTCGAGTTCGAGGAGGTCGACCCCGGCAACGAAACCGATACCGGAAACGAGACCGACGCCGGCACCGGCACCGGCGACGAGGGAACCGCGGGCAACGAGACGGGGGATAACGAGACGGCGGGCAACGAGACGACCGAGGCGATCGCACCGATCGCTGCCGAACCCGCGTTCTGA
- a CDS encoding DUF368 domain-containing protein: MRELLAVYLKGFSMGSADVVPGVSGATIALIVGIYDRLIAAVTAIDPRAFEPVLRVHDSEGRAELLAAIDRMDLPFLLVLGLGIATAIVVLSQLMHEAVTVYPVPTYGFFFGLIAASAIVLYGQVGTWTVPRVAVSIAGIAIAAAVTGVTAGDAPHGVPMIFLAGAIAICAMVLPGVSGSFFLLVLGQYEYMIGTLSRFVDGIVGLANGGSLAPVVEAGTIVVIFGVGAAIGLFTMAHAVSRALDRFRAATLAFLVSLMVGALRLPVAKVYGALGDGTTNSPAIAVLAALVGAVAVLVVDRYTDDLEY, encoded by the coding sequence ATGCGGGAACTTCTCGCCGTCTACCTCAAGGGTTTCTCGATGGGGTCCGCGGACGTCGTCCCGGGCGTCTCCGGGGCGACGATCGCGCTCATCGTCGGCATCTACGATCGACTGATCGCCGCGGTCACGGCGATCGATCCCCGTGCGTTCGAGCCGGTCCTTCGCGTCCACGATTCGGAGGGCCGGGCGGAGTTGCTCGCTGCAATCGACCGGATGGACCTGCCGTTCCTGCTCGTGCTGGGACTGGGTATCGCGACGGCGATCGTGGTGCTCTCGCAGCTCATGCACGAGGCGGTGACGGTGTATCCGGTCCCGACGTACGGCTTCTTCTTCGGGCTGATCGCCGCGTCCGCGATCGTCCTCTACGGCCAGGTCGGGACCTGGACCGTCCCGCGAGTGGCCGTCTCGATCGCCGGCATCGCGATCGCGGCGGCCGTGACGGGCGTTACGGCGGGCGATGCGCCCCACGGGGTACCGATGATCTTTCTCGCCGGCGCGATCGCGATCTGTGCGATGGTGCTGCCGGGCGTCTCGGGTTCGTTCTTCCTACTGGTGCTCGGCCAGTACGAGTACATGATCGGGACGCTCAGCCGGTTCGTCGACGGGATCGTCGGCCTGGCAAACGGGGGCTCGCTGGCACCGGTGGTAGAGGCCGGGACGATCGTCGTGATCTTCGGCGTCGGGGCCGCGATCGGCCTGTTCACGATGGCCCACGCGGTCAGTCGCGCGCTCGATCGGTTCCGGGCCGCGACGCTCGCCTTCCTCGTGAGCCTGATGGTCGGCGCGCTTCGGCTTCCCGTCGCGAAAGTGTACGGCGCACTCGGCGACGGGACGACGAACTCGCCGGCGATCGCAGTGCTCGCCGCGCTCGTCGGGGCCGTCGCCGTGCTGGTCGTCGATCGGTACACGGACGATCTGGAGTACTAG